TTCGAGATCGTCCGGTGTCAGTGCCCCGTTTCTGGCCCTTTTGACAAGCTGAGACGCTTGCTCCGATAATGCCAAAATCGATAACGTGTTCGCGAAATGGATCACGGGTACCATGAGTCCCCGCGGTGCAGCGACCGCCATTCCGAGATGAACAGAATGATGTTGGATGATTTCATCCTTGGAAGCCCACGTGGCATTTACATTTGGATGTTTCGCCAATGCATGTGCAGTTGCAAATAGCACCATGGTGTTCAGCGACAGATGAGCGCCCGTTTGTTCTTCAACAATCGGCATCAACCGACGACGCAACTCGAGGGTTTGCGTCACATCTATCTCCCGCACTAAGGTGACGTGTGGGGCTTGTGAGGCACTGGTCGCCATTCTATCGCCCACCATTTTGCGGAGGCCATGGTATGGCACACGCGAGCAAGAGTCCACTGGCGCAGCAGTTAGATTATCCTCAGGAGTCACATGTATGGACGATTCCGTCTGCGACGCCGTACGTGACGCTAGTCTACGTTCAGCTGGCGTGGTGGTTGAACAAGAGGGGCGCGATATCGCGAACGCCTCGACATCTTCTCGCTGAATTCGGTTGTTTGGCCCGGTACCTCGTACGTCTGTCAACAAGACACCCAGTTTCCTCGCTACAGCACGTGCAGCCGGTGTCGCACGAACTCGGGTCGAGACAGACTTCTGCGGATGATGCGCTGCAGACGTCTCGGAAT
Above is a genomic segment from Alicyclobacillus acidoterrestris containing:
- a CDS encoding dihydrolipoamide acetyltransferase family protein, giving the protein MTMPKLAMTQEMGTILQWYKREGDWVEAGEPLLEVMTNKINMDVESYVDGVLRKRLYEEGAEVPVLNVIAYIGDADEPLPDNNSGELSVSSDLSHSETSAAHHPQKSVSTRVRATPAARAVARKLGVLLTDVRGTGPNNRIQREDVEAFAISRPSCSTTTPAERRLASRTASQTESSIHVTPEDNLTAAPVDSCSRVPYHGLRKMVGDRMATSASQAPHVTLVREIDVTQTLELRRRLMPIVEEQTGAHLSLNTMVLFATAHALAKHPNVNATWASKDEIIQHHSVHLGMAVAAPRGLMVPVIHFANTLSILALSEQASQLVKRARNGALTPDDLEGGTFTMSNLGMFGIESFNPIINFPQVAILGVGALIEKPIVENGAIVVRPMLTLNLSFDHRVLDGADAAKFLQTVADYLTCPDELFVALHA